Proteins from one Acidobacteriota bacterium genomic window:
- a CDS encoding tetratricopeptide repeat protein yields MKREYLISAGVIILFIFFISCQKLSINNLKANYHFKKANKLYSDQNYKKAIEEYEETMKYAPNLASAHFYLGSCYQLLFKPGIESEDNKKKAEKAIEHFNRVLELDPNNKDVFYNLGDIYDRLRNFEQAEKYYKKILELDPKNSNNYYVVAEFYNKYDKDDQAVKMYLKRIELDPSNPEGYSYLASFYSNKINVLTDLEKAKDYMRKSIEIHEKRVALDPNNAEAFYSLGVTCWAMSYRVMPNEINEERRAIIEKGIKALEKSIELAPDYPDPNAWAGLLYRELAKVDIKNEKKYKQIAEDYLRKHNEVRERKLEKEKLLEQMRAVTR; encoded by the coding sequence ATGAAGAGAGAATATTTAATTTCAGCAGGAGTGATAATTCTTTTTATATTTTTCATAAGTTGCCAGAAGTTGAGTATTAATAATTTAAAAGCAAATTATCATTTTAAAAAAGCAAACAAATTATATTCTGACCAGAATTATAAAAAAGCCATTGAAGAATATGAGGAAACGATGAAATATGCTCCAAATTTAGCCTCTGCCCATTTTTATCTTGGTTCTTGTTATCAACTTCTTTTTAAACCTGGAATAGAGAGTGAAGATAATAAAAAGAAAGCTGAAAAAGCGATTGAACATTTTAATAGAGTTTTAGAGTTAGACCCAAATAATAAAGATGTTTTTTATAATTTAGGGGATATATATGATAGGTTGAGAAATTTTGAGCAGGCAGAAAAATACTACAAAAAAATTCTTGAGTTGGATCCTAAAAATTCTAACAATTATTATGTGGTTGCAGAATTTTATAACAAATACGATAAAGATGACCAGGCAGTGAAGATGTATTTAAAGAGAATCGAACTGGACCCTTCAAACCCAGAAGGATACTCTTATCTTGCAAGTTTTTATAGCAATAAAATCAATGTATTAACAGATTTAGAAAAAGCAAAAGATTATATGAGAAAATCAATTGAAATTCATGAGAAAAGAGTTGCCCTTGATCCGAACAATGCTGAAGCTTTTTATTCCCTTGGGGTAACTTGCTGGGCGATGAGTTACAGGGTTATGCCCAATGAAATAAATGAAGAGAGAAGAGCAATTATTGAGAAGGGGATAAAGGCATTGGAAAAATCAATTGAATTAGCCCCTGATTATCCAGATCCTAACGCATGGGCAGGTCTTCTTTATAGAGAGCTGGCAAAAGTTGATATAAAGAATGAAAAGAAATACAAACAAATAGCTGAGGATTATCTAAGAAAACATAATGAAGTTAGGGAAAGAAAGCTCGAAAAAGAAAAGCTTTTGGAACAGATGAGGGCTGTAACCCGATAA
- a CDS encoding rhomboid family intramembrane serine protease, with amino-acid sequence MLIPLKDENPTRSFPFITVTFIALNILIFLYQLLSPEGLNYYVLRLGAIPYEFTHFKTLHFRQDIIPLTTLFTSMFMHGGFFHIIGNMLYLWVFGNNVEDFLGTLKFILFYVLAGLVATFSHVISNPNSKYPLIGASGAIAGVLGAYLVLFPYARIRTLVFLFFLIRVVDIPAAFFLLFWFFMQVLYAGMGGEVAWFAHIGGFLFGFLAIRAFIKRRGRRIYYH; translated from the coding sequence ATGTTAATACCTTTAAAAGATGAAAACCCGACACGGTCTTTTCCATTTATTACTGTAACATTTATCGCTTTAAATATTCTAATTTTTTTATATCAATTATTATCTCCTGAGGGGCTGAATTATTATGTACTGAGGTTAGGCGCGATTCCTTATGAATTCACTCATTTTAAAACCCTCCATTTCAGGCAGGACATTATTCCTTTAACAACCCTTTTTACATCGATGTTCATGCACGGAGGATTTTTTCACATTATAGGTAACATGCTCTATCTCTGGGTATTTGGAAATAATGTAGAGGATTTTCTTGGCACTTTAAAATTTATCCTGTTCTATGTCCTGGCAGGATTGGTAGCTACTTTCTCCCATGTAATTTCTAACCCCAATTCAAAATATCCATTAATCGGTGCTTCAGGAGCGATAGCAGGGGTTCTTGGGGCCTATCTTGTGCTTTTTCCATATGCAAGAATAAGAACTCTGGTTTTTTTATTTTTTTTAATCAGGGTGGTTGATATTCCAGCAGCCTTTTTTCTACTTTTCTGGTTTTTCATGCAGGTTCTCTATGCAGGAATGGGAGGAGAGGTGGCCTGGTTTGCCCATATAGGGGGATTTCTTTTCGGTTTCCTTGCAATAAGGGCTTTTATCAAAAGAAGAGGGAGAAGGATTTATTATCATTGA
- a CDS encoding thermonuclease family protein, translating to MKKFIIIALTTTLIISAVFLNIELGKKKTFGKSPEVFLYLPSGKYLDFISVGYNSFFGDLLLAQALIYFGRHYYEQERQFSYPWLYHLFDVVTDMDPHNKEAFLMGGRLTALVDVEKSATLLLKGMKHHPNYWKFPHLIGYNYFYYLDDYYNAAKYYEIASKMPGHPPYVPSLSGKFYRDVGKFEEAIRVLKNFYESTEDERLRRDFKEDIERIQELIEETKDKIKVFVEKVYDGDTIGIILNGKDEKLRLIGVNSPEIFDEKEEVSLMGKIAEEFTAFHLQNKNIYIKLGKEKRDSYDRLLAYVWLENLTFFNEFIIEQGYANAFTKYPFNIEYKKNFIDAEKKAKEEKRGLWGFEDVVTLKPQDSVFLLGRIVKMKYRCHKVSKHGYITYLYSDPSYRAKFQAVIFEDDFIHFMEDFLKSLEGKNIKVHGFLKFYKNIPQIRVFYPSQIEIED from the coding sequence ATGAAAAAATTTATAATAATTGCTTTAACTACAACATTAATTATATCAGCTGTATTCTTAAACATTGAACTTGGAAAAAAAAAGACTTTTGGAAAGTCTCCTGAGGTCTTTCTTTATCTTCCATCAGGAAAGTATCTTGATTTTATTTCAGTTGGTTACAATTCCTTTTTTGGTGACCTACTCCTTGCCCAAGCTCTGATTTATTTCGGAAGGCATTACTATGAACAGGAGAGGCAATTCTCATATCCCTGGCTTTATCATCTTTTCGATGTAGTAACTGATATGGATCCCCATAACAAAGAAGCTTTTCTGATGGGAGGGAGACTTACAGCGCTTGTTGATGTAGAAAAATCAGCCACATTACTCCTAAAAGGAATGAAACATCACCCCAATTACTGGAAATTTCCCCATTTAATTGGCTACAACTACTTCTATTATCTTGATGACTACTACAACGCAGCCAAATATTACGAGATTGCCAGCAAAATGCCAGGACATCCTCCTTATGTTCCATCTCTCTCAGGAAAATTTTACAGAGATGTGGGAAAATTCGAAGAAGCTATAAGAGTCTTAAAAAATTTCTACGAGTCAACTGAGGATGAAAGACTCAGGCGCGATTTCAAAGAAGATATCGAAAGAATCCAGGAATTAATCGAAGAGACAAAGGATAAAATAAAAGTATTTGTAGAAAAAGTATACGATGGAGATACAATTGGAATTATATTAAATGGAAAAGATGAAAAGCTTCGATTAATAGGAGTTAACTCTCCTGAAATATTCGATGAAAAAGAAGAAGTCTCTTTGATGGGAAAGATTGCAGAGGAATTCACAGCTTTCCACCTACAGAACAAAAACATTTACATAAAACTTGGAAAAGAAAAAAGGGATTCCTATGATAGGCTCCTTGCATATGTATGGCTGGAGAACCTCACATTCTTTAACGAATTCATCATAGAACAGGGATATGCAAATGCATTTACAAAATATCCCTTTAACATTGAATACAAGAAAAATTTTATCGATGCAGAAAAAAAAGCAAAGGAAGAAAAAAGAGGATTATGGGGTTTTGAAGATGTGGTTACTTTGAAACCACAGGATTCAGTGTTTCTCCTGGGAAGAATAGTAAAGATGAAATACAGGTGTCACAAAGTTTCTAAACATGGATACATTACTTACTTATATTCAGACCCTTCTTACAGGGCAAAATTCCAGGCAGTAATTTTTGAAGATGACTTTATTCATTTCATGGAGGATTTTTTGAAAAGCCTTGAAGGAAAAAACATTAAAGTTCATGGCTTTCTAAAATTCTATAAAAATATCCCTCAAATCAGAGTCTTTTATCCTAGTCAGATAGAAATAGAGGATTAG
- a CDS encoding ABC transporter permease has product MKKTIRLSFIIFKDIFREKIFWSFLLVAILFIFASLILREMAVGEKGKVYKDLGLVSESFFGVLLIIIVGSNLISREITGKTLYIILSKPIKHYQYILANFNALLLLGLILIFVVSTVDWVFLLINGENWLIPLLKGGYFLFFELVLLSALSLFFSTFMSGYLGMASMIFIYIIGHSTEKAVQLTAQSELITTKVLFKLLYYILPNLENFNVKTQLVYNLDVPKIQFLYSPIYSIFYSAFLLVLSSIILSRKDI; this is encoded by the coding sequence ATGAAAAAGACTATCAGACTCTCCTTTATAATCTTTAAAGATATATTTAGAGAAAAAATCTTCTGGTCTTTTCTTTTAGTGGCAATCCTTTTTATTTTTGCCTCCCTTATCTTGAGGGAAATGGCAGTTGGAGAAAAGGGAAAAGTTTATAAAGACCTTGGATTGGTTTCTGAATCTTTTTTCGGTGTTCTTTTAATAATAATTGTGGGTTCAAATTTAATATCAAGGGAAATAACTGGAAAAACTCTCTATATCATTCTTTCAAAACCGATTAAACACTACCAATATATCCTTGCAAATTTTAATGCACTCCTGCTTTTAGGATTGATATTAATTTTTGTAGTTTCAACTGTTGATTGGGTATTTCTTCTGATAAATGGAGAAAACTGGTTGATTCCTCTTTTAAAAGGAGGGTATTTTCTTTTTTTTGAGCTTGTGCTTCTTTCCGCTCTTTCTTTATTTTTTTCAACATTCATGAGTGGCTATTTAGGAATGGCGTCGATGATTTTTATTTATATAATAGGTCATTCAACTGAAAAAGCAGTTCAGCTGACAGCTCAATCCGAATTAATAACCACAAAAGTTTTATTTAAGCTTCTTTATTACATTCTTCCAAATCTTGAAAATTTCAATGTAAAGACCCAGCTTGTGTATAACCTTGATGTTCCAAAAATACAGTTCTTATATTCACCGATTTACTCAATCTTTTATTCTGCATTTTTGTTAGTTTTATCTTCGATAATTCTTTCGAGAAAGGATATTTAA